A single window of Loxodonta africana isolate mLoxAfr1 chromosome 26, mLoxAfr1.hap2, whole genome shotgun sequence DNA harbors:
- the LOC100667898 gene encoding tetratricopeptide repeat protein 39B-like: protein MSLTGSKNENDKEDRFEDAYEVIPVATTMNLISSLEECTTGLYLFLNNRFSDAINLIYPWSHNSMYHALIYDILMVVKAILTFEPHDIQIGMTTAKNALKTCNSFRRKSRITSLSRIVTKHGIKALKEEELHAEICYAECLILKSAVTFIQDDSLLGFLKSGINVGLSYQIYKDCQQVLIQIPNYQSKSHKHLVGGIKFGLGAFNLMLSLVPPKTLKLLNIVGYFGDREVGLGLLQESASENHINDILSAFTLLFYYNYINIAFGVEKGYNSAIDGLFLTYLRKFPNCVILVFFHARFRMLKGHFEFAQVKLRKCIFIQNEWKQIHHLCYWELMWCHIFLQEWREAYHYASLLSQHSRWSKAIYTYSKAIILALLPSDLVSEDMNALFLKVDSLRIKIFGTSVPIEKFVAEKGERYATTSGWFTAQPILEFLYAWSGFRVMSKRLDLISSWLSLIDKGEDILKENPSKEYGTDDISLLHLLKGLCLKHLGKYSRAEQYFNHVIQKEKLLKYDHYLVPYTHYELGILYYLKGDYVSAKKSLDNIKNYKDYAMEARLQFRAHIALEQIAKER from the coding sequence ATGTCACTTACTGgaagtaaaaatgaaaatgataagGAGGACAGGTTTGAAGATGCCTATGAAGTTATCCCTGTAGCAACAACAATGAATTTAATATCTTCCCTGGAAGAATGCACGACTGGATTGTACTTATTTCTAAATAACAGATTCTCAGATGCCATAAATCTCATTTATCCATGGTCTCATAACAGCATGTACCATGCCCTAATTTACGATATCCTTATGGTTGTCAAGGCCATCCTAACTTTTGAGCCACATGATATACAGATTGGAATGACCACTGCAAAGAACGCTTTGAAAACCTGTAACAGTTTCCGAAGAAAATCTAGGATAACGTCTTTGTCTCGTATAGTGACTAAACACGGAATAAAAGCTCTCAAAGAAGAGGAATTGCATGCAGAAATCTGCTATGCCGAGTGTTTGATCTTGAAATCCGCAGTAACTTTTATACAGGATGACTCTCTGCTTGGTTTTCTCAAAAGTGGGATTAACGTTGGGTTAAGTTACCAAATATACAAGGACTGTCAGCAAGTATTAATACAAATACCTAACTACCAAAGCAAATCCCACAAACACCTGGTTGGAGGAATAAAATTTGGACTTGGAGCATTCAATTTGATGTTATCACTGGTACCACCAAAGACACTTAAACTACTTAATATTGTTGGATATTTTGGTGATAGGGAGGTAGGCTTGGGTTTGCTTCAGGAGAGTGCATCTGAAAACCATATAAATGATATCTTAAGTGCTTTTACTCTACTCTTCTATTACAATTATATTAATATAGCTTTTGGTGTTGAAAAGGGTTACAATTCTGCTATAGATGGTCTCTTTCTAACCTACCTTCGGAAATTTCCAAACTGTGTCATACTTGTATTTTTCCATGCACGTTTTAGAATGCTGAAAGGACATTTTGAATTTGCACAGGTTAAATTACGGAAGTGCATTTTTATTCAGAATGAGTGGAAGCAGATTCATCACCTCTGTTACTGGGAACTTATGTGGTGCCACATTTTTCTGCAGGAGTGGAGGGAAGCTTACCACTATGCCAGCCTACTGTCTCAACACAGCAGGTGGTCCAAGGCAATCTATACGTACAGTAAGGCGATCATATTGGCCTTGCTTCCTTCTGACTTGGTAAGTGAGGACATGAATGCGCTCTTTTTAAAAGTGGATAGCCTGAGAATAAAAATTTTTGGAACTTCTGTGCCGATAGAAAAGTTTGTGGCTGAGAAGGGCGAGCGCTATGCTACTACTTCTGGCTGGTTTACAGCACAGCCTATTCTGGAATTCCTTTATGCCTGGAGCGGCTTCCGAGTCATGAGCAAAAGACTAGACCTTATTTCAAGCTGGCTGTCACTCATTGACAAAGGAgaagacattttaaaagaaaatccaagTAAAGAGTATGGCACGGATGACATAAGTTTATTACATTTACTGAAAGGCCTATGCTTGAAACACTTAGGCAAATATTCGAGGGCCGAGCAGTACTTTAATCACGTCATTCAAAAGGAGAAGTTGTTAAAATATGATCACTACTTGGTGCCGTACACTCACTATGAACTGGGAATCCTATACTATCTAAAAGGAGATTATGTCAGTGCAAAAAAGAGCCTAGACAACATAAAAAACTACAAAGACTATGCCATGGAAGCCCGATTGCAATTCAGGGCTCACATAGCCCTTGAACAAATAGCCAAAGAAAGGTAA